Genomic DNA from Mycobacterium stomatepiae:
ACCGAGTCCACCTCGTTCGGCGCGGCAAGCGTGGCCACTCCGATCGGGCCGATCGGCCAGTCGGAGTTGAGCATGTCCACGGTCTGCTGCGCCCGCAGCCCGGGAGGCGTACGCGTGTCGATCGCCCGCCCCGGGTTGGCCGCATTCGCCTGCGGTGCCGGCGACGACGAACAAGCCGGGGCCAGGCTCGCGACCAGTGCGGCGGCCGCGGTTACGGCCAGCACGCGCTGTCGCGTGGGGTATCGCCTATTCAGTCGGCTTGCTCCCCGCAACGTCCAGGACAACCTCGAATTCCAGCAGCGACGCGCCGGTCGCCACCGGGTTGGCTCGCTGACCGGCATGAGCTTCGACGGCGGGCCCACTTGCCCACGCCTGGAACGCTTCATCGGACTCCCAGTGTGTCACGACGAAGTAGCGGTTCTCACCCTTCACCGGGCGCAGCAGCTGAAAGCCCAGGAAGCCGGGCTGGTTGTCCACCGCATGCGCGCGGTGGGCGAACCGCTTTTCCAGCTCAGGGCCAGCGTCGGCGGGTACTTCAATTGCGTTGATCTTCACCACTGGCGGCATGTTCGCTAGGCTACTCCGCCCCCTGCCTTGTTCTGCTGCTGGGCGGGACACGCAAGATGGTGCTATGCCCACCGATCTGTTGACTTGCCAGGGCGGGCTAGGAGAGCCGTTGGTGTTGGTGCACGGCCTGATGGGCCGCGGCACCACCTGGACGCGCCAGCTGCCGTGGCTGCGGAGGTTGGGCACCGTCTACACCTACGACGCGCCGTGGCACCGGGGCCGCGACGTCGAGGACCCACACCCGATCAGCACCGAACGCTTCGTGGCCGATCTCGCCGACGCGGTAACCACATTGGGGACGCCGGCCCGGCTGGTGGGGCATTCGATGGGGGCCCTGCACTCCTGGTGTCTGGCCGCCCAGCATCCCGAACTGGTTTCGTCGCTGGTGCTCGAGGACATGGCGCCGGACTTCCGCGGCCGCACCACCGGTCCATGGGAGCCGTGGCTGCACGCGCTTCCGGTCGAATTCGACACTGCACAGCAGGTTTTCGACGAATTCGGGCCCATCGCCGGTCAGTACTTCCTGGAGGCCTTCGACCGCACCGAGACCGGTTGGCGGTTACACGGCCAGACCTCGCGATGGATCGAGATCGCCGCGCAGTGGGGCACCCGAGACTACTGGGAGCAATGGCTGGCGGTCCAGGCGCCGGCGCTGTTGCTCGAAGCCGGCAACTCCGTCACTCCGCCGGGCCAGATGCGCGACATGGCTGGAAAGTATTCGGGTGCAACATATCTGGCGGTCCCCGAAGCCGGTCACCTGATACACGACGAGGCGCCGCAGGTCTACCGTCAGGCCGTCGAGCTATTCCTCGCCGGCTAGCCCGAATAGCCCGTCCCGCGTCTGTGTTACCAGGCCGTCGGTCAGCAGCGAATACAGCGCCCGGTCCCGCTGCGCGGTATCGGTCAGCCACGCCACATCCAGCTCTGCCCGGGTGACCGGAGAATCCTTGGCGCGCAAGACATCCAATAACAGCCCCCGCACCTGGCGATCCGTCCCGGCGTACGTCTGTACGCGTCGGGCCGGTCCCTCGGCAGGCGGAAAGCCGGCCTGCCGCCACGCGCAGTGTTCGAGCGGGCACAACCCGCAGCGGGGCGTTCGTGCGATGCACACTGTGGCGCCCAGTTCCATCAGAGCCACCGAAAATTGGGGCGCCGTATCGTCTTTCGGCAGCAGCGCCGACACGTCGGCAAGGTCACGCGTCGCCGACGGTGGACCCGCGTCGGCCAGGCCGTGTACGGCGCGAGCCACCACCCGTCGCACATTGGTGTCCACCACCGGCACCCGCTTGCGGTAGGCGAAACACGCCACGGCTCGTGCGGTGTAGGTGCCGATACCCGGCAATTCCAACAGGGTTTCGACGTCATCGGGTACGACGTCGCCATGATCGCGCGCAATGACGATGGCGCACTCGTGCAATCGCTTGGCCCGTCTCGGGTAACCCAGCTTGCCCCATGCC
This window encodes:
- the mhuD gene encoding mycobilin-forming heme oxygenase MhuD, which gives rise to MPPVVKINAIEVPADAGPELEKRFAHRAHAVDNQPGFLGFQLLRPVKGENRYFVVTHWESDEAFQAWASGPAVEAHAGQRANPVATGASLLEFEVVLDVAGSKPTE
- a CDS encoding alpha/beta fold hydrolase, which encodes MPTDLLTCQGGLGEPLVLVHGLMGRGTTWTRQLPWLRRLGTVYTYDAPWHRGRDVEDPHPISTERFVADLADAVTTLGTPARLVGHSMGALHSWCLAAQHPELVSSLVLEDMAPDFRGRTTGPWEPWLHALPVEFDTAQQVFDEFGPIAGQYFLEAFDRTETGWRLHGQTSRWIEIAAQWGTRDYWEQWLAVQAPALLLEAGNSVTPPGQMRDMAGKYSGATYLAVPEAGHLIHDEAPQVYRQAVELFLAG
- a CDS encoding HhH-GPD family protein, yielding MTSPEQIPAGELLAWYECSRRNLPWREPGVDAWQILVSEFMLQQTPVARVLPIWTEWVRRWPTPSATAAASAADVLRAWGKLGYPRRAKRLHECAIVIARDHGDVVPDDVETLLELPGIGTYTARAVACFAYRKRVPVVDTNVRRVVARAVHGLADAGPPSATRDLADVSALLPKDDTAPQFSVALMELGATVCIARTPRCGLCPLEHCAWRQAGFPPAEGPARRVQTYAGTDRQVRGLLLDVLRAKDSPVTRAELDVAWLTDTAQRDRALYSLLTDGLVTQTRDGLFGLAGEE